The proteins below are encoded in one region of Geobacter sp.:
- a CDS encoding endonuclease MutS2, translating into MINSDTLRKIEFNKILEMIAGYAQSEATREAVLAIVPLDRREEIILRFGRVEEIRSLARLGVPLRLAPFTDILPVLELVRPTDSLLNPIDLEAFIAPFQILATLSRQFGYRQDIPLLVQLAGHVTGFPDILEALVRTIDRDGGMLDTASRLLYEIRERKRSLTARIRRRLEEIVRERSVAIFLQDDFITQRSGRWVIPVRMDSKGMVPGVVHDVSNTGETAFMEPIEIIGMANELENLAAEEKAEQIRILREICSWLREDAAGIEEEFRILIQIDLLNCIAACADQLGAEVPTIDDGATIRLVGARHPLLLNMHTGRGGGDVVPLDLRLHDEEPNRVMVITGPNTGGKTIAIKTVGLLTLMALAGIPVPAASTSIFPRVHDLLVDIGDEQAIESSLSTFSSHVSRIADILRRADSRTLILLDELGTGTEPLQGAALACAVLRELLEKGALVLATTHLTEIVGFVHRTDGMLNAAMEFDRQSLLPLYRLKVGEPGESHTLETARRYGLPDHVIDFAQGLVGRVGSEFQGLLAELKEQRQSYEARLVELSDREAVLAEQEQKQRQRQAEEEERRRDAMAKAWQDAKELVQSARRELNRILDEARHEKRDAAREQLRAKELEVEGALRQLSGERPLELTEIVPGSRVLVRSLGCDATVLKVGQGRLRVQAGRLELDVTMDDLARPSGKAVAPRNREQRRSGGDEEAARELNLIGQRVDDALALLEPFLNHSSLAGYGEVRIIHGVGTGALRRAVHEHLDGHPLVSAFRLGERFEGGNGATVVSLR; encoded by the coding sequence ATGATCAACAGTGACACCCTGCGCAAGATCGAGTTCAACAAAATCCTGGAGATGATTGCCGGGTATGCCCAGAGCGAGGCGACTCGAGAAGCGGTCCTGGCGATTGTTCCCCTGGACCGGCGGGAGGAGATTATCCTCCGTTTCGGCCGGGTGGAGGAGATCCGCTCCCTCGCCCGTCTGGGGGTGCCGCTCAGGCTTGCCCCCTTTACCGATATCCTGCCGGTTCTGGAGCTGGTCCGACCGACCGATTCCCTGCTCAATCCCATCGACCTGGAAGCGTTCATCGCGCCGTTCCAGATCCTGGCCACGCTTTCGCGCCAGTTCGGCTATCGCCAGGATATTCCGCTGCTGGTGCAGCTTGCCGGCCATGTGACCGGCTTCCCCGATATCCTGGAGGCGCTGGTCCGGACGATCGATCGCGACGGCGGTATGCTGGATACCGCCTCGCGACTTCTGTACGAGATCCGGGAGCGGAAACGCTCCCTGACCGCACGCATCCGCAGGCGTCTGGAGGAGATCGTCCGCGAACGGAGCGTTGCCATCTTCTTGCAGGACGACTTCATCACCCAGCGTTCCGGCAGGTGGGTGATCCCGGTCAGGATGGACTCCAAGGGGATGGTGCCGGGGGTGGTGCACGATGTCTCCAATACCGGCGAAACCGCATTCATGGAGCCGATCGAGATCATCGGCATGGCCAACGAGCTGGAGAACCTGGCTGCCGAGGAAAAGGCGGAACAGATCCGCATCCTGCGCGAGATCTGCTCCTGGCTCCGGGAGGATGCAGCAGGGATCGAGGAGGAGTTCCGGATTCTCATCCAGATCGACCTGCTCAACTGCATTGCTGCCTGCGCCGATCAACTCGGGGCCGAGGTACCGACCATCGACGACGGTGCTACCATCCGCCTGGTCGGTGCACGGCATCCCCTGCTCCTGAACATGCACACCGGGCGTGGGGGGGGCGATGTGGTCCCCCTGGATCTGAGGCTGCACGATGAGGAGCCGAACAGGGTCATGGTCATCACCGGTCCCAATACCGGCGGCAAGACCATTGCCATCAAGACCGTGGGCCTGTTGACCCTGATGGCCCTTGCCGGTATCCCGGTGCCGGCTGCGTCCACCTCCATCTTCCCCCGGGTGCATGACCTGCTCGTGGATATTGGCGATGAGCAGGCCATCGAGAGCAGTCTCTCCACCTTCTCGTCTCATGTTTCCAGGATTGCGGACATACTCCGCCGAGCCGACAGCCGGACCCTGATCCTTCTGGACGAGCTGGGAACCGGCACCGAACCGCTGCAGGGGGCGGCACTGGCCTGTGCCGTCCTCCGGGAGCTGCTGGAAAAGGGCGCCCTGGTTCTTGCCACAACCCACCTGACCGAGATCGTCGGCTTCGTGCACAGAACTGATGGCATGCTGAACGCTGCCATGGAGTTCGACCGCCAGAGCCTGCTCCCGCTCTACCGTCTGAAGGTGGGCGAACCGGGAGAGTCGCACACTTTGGAAACGGCCCGGCGTTACGGTCTGCCGGATCACGTCATCGACTTTGCCCAGGGGCTGGTTGGGCGGGTGGGAAGCGAGTTCCAGGGGTTGCTTGCAGAGCTCAAGGAACAGCGTCAGTCCTATGAGGCACGTCTGGTCGAACTGTCGGACAGGGAGGCGGTGCTTGCAGAACAGGAGCAAAAGCAGCGGCAGCGGCAGGCCGAAGAGGAGGAACGTCGCCGCGATGCAATGGCAAAGGCGTGGCAGGATGCCAAGGAACTGGTCCAGTCGGCCCGTCGCGAATTGAACCGGATACTTGACGAGGCGCGGCACGAAAAACGCGACGCAGCCCGCGAACAGCTCCGTGCCAAGGAGCTGGAGGTGGAGGGTGCCCTGCGGCAGCTGAGCGGGGAGCGCCCCCTGGAGCTGACGGAGATCGTGCCGGGAAGTCGGGTTCTGGTCCGCTCCCTCGGTTGTGACGCCACGGTTCTGAAGGTCGGACAGGGAAGGCTTCGGGTGCAGGCGGGGAGGCTGGAGCTGGATGTCACGATGGACGATCTGGCGCGGCCGAGCGGCAAGGCGGTTGCGCCGCGAAATCGCGAACAGCGGCGCTCAGGAGGCGACGAGGAGGCAGCCAGGGAGCTCAACCTGATCGGTCAGCGGGTTGACGATGCCCTGGCCCTGCTGGAACCCTTCCTGAACCACTCGTCGCTGGCCGGCTACGGCGAGGTGCGGATCATCCACGGGGTCGGCACCGGTGCGCTGCGGCGGGCCGTGCACGAGCACCTGGACGGACATCCGCTGGTGAGTGCCTTCAGGCTGGGAGAGCGGTTCGAGGGGGGAAACGGGGCCACCGTGGTTTCGTTGCGCTGA
- a CDS encoding bacteriohemerythrin, with product MSLAWDETLVTGISEIDEQHQEIFSRFTAFSDACGKGAGNEGLQELVAFLEEYTASHFEYEENAMRRSGFPQLSSHRDEHRTFMADFTHLKSKIGEPDNKREALILAERIMIKWLIIHIGHHDKALAEHLQTAVAA from the coding sequence ATGAGCCTGGCATGGGATGAAACTCTGGTAACCGGCATCAGCGAGATCGACGAGCAGCACCAGGAGATATTTTCCCGGTTCACGGCATTTTCGGATGCCTGCGGCAAGGGGGCGGGAAACGAGGGGCTTCAGGAGCTGGTGGCCTTTCTGGAAGAATACACAGCCTCCCATTTCGAGTACGAAGAAAACGCCATGCGGCGGAGCGGTTTTCCCCAGCTCTCCAGCCACCGGGACGAACACCGCACCTTCATGGCCGATTTCACCCATCTGAAGTCGAAGATCGGCGAGCCGGACAACAAACGCGAGGCGCTCATCCTTGCCGAACGTATCATGATCAAGTGGCTGATCATTCATATCGGCCATCACGACAAGGCGCTGGCCGAGCATCTGCAGACCGCCGTAGCAGCCTGA
- a CDS encoding EAL domain-containing protein: protein MSEEKIYLARQPILDLNNEIVGYELLFRATDVPYADIDDHALASASVIFNTLSSFGFEKVLGNHKGFINLNNDMLMSDNLELLPPQHFVLELLEIVEITNAVIERCRELKLKGFSIALDDNLFSEAYSPLYDLVDIVKIDVLHMTKETLTRMVELLKRWPVTLLAEKVENDHQQKFCLELGFQLFQGYYFARPTMLRQNRMDSAKATLMRLLNQVLSDAEFEDIEQTFKQNPDLTYKLLRLVNSVMIGRREKTSTLRQAIVTVGMQHLKRWVLMALFANRDGERPGSPLLEIAASRGRLMECLVERQPLLKTRSDSPELAFLAGLLSLLDIQLGVNMEELAEQLNLIEELREALLMRSGPLGTLLSLCECLEHENSGGVAEILEKIRISESEFLRTQLEVIDWTNTLCGISE from the coding sequence GTGTCAGAGGAAAAGATCTACCTGGCCCGACAACCGATCCTCGATCTGAACAATGAAATCGTTGGCTATGAACTTCTGTTCAGGGCCACGGATGTCCCATATGCCGATATCGACGACCATGCCCTTGCCAGTGCCAGTGTGATCTTCAACACCCTCTCCAGCTTCGGCTTTGAAAAAGTCCTGGGGAACCACAAGGGTTTCATCAACCTGAACAACGACATGCTGATGAGCGACAACCTGGAACTCCTCCCCCCGCAACACTTCGTGCTGGAACTCCTGGAAATCGTCGAGATTACCAATGCCGTGATCGAACGGTGCCGGGAGCTCAAGCTCAAGGGGTTCTCCATCGCCCTGGACGATAACCTCTTCAGCGAGGCCTACAGCCCGCTCTACGATCTCGTGGACATCGTCAAGATCGATGTCCTGCACATGACCAAAGAGACGCTGACGCGGATGGTGGAACTGCTCAAGCGCTGGCCGGTTACGCTCCTGGCCGAAAAGGTGGAGAATGACCATCAGCAGAAATTCTGCCTCGAACTTGGTTTCCAGCTATTCCAGGGGTACTACTTTGCCCGTCCGACCATGCTCAGGCAGAACCGGATGGACAGTGCCAAGGCAACCCTGATGCGCCTGCTCAACCAAGTCCTGTCCGATGCCGAGTTCGAGGATATCGAACAGACCTTCAAGCAGAACCCCGACCTGACCTACAAGCTGCTCAGGCTGGTCAATTCAGTCATGATCGGCCGGCGGGAAAAAACCTCAACCCTACGCCAGGCAATCGTCACGGTAGGGATGCAACACTTGAAACGGTGGGTGCTGATGGCGCTTTTTGCCAATCGCGACGGCGAACGGCCCGGCTCGCCCCTCCTGGAGATTGCCGCCAGCCGGGGACGGCTCATGGAATGTCTGGTGGAACGTCAGCCGCTCTTGAAAACACGGAGTGATTCCCCCGAACTGGCCTTTCTCGCCGGGCTGCTGTCTCTGCTGGATATCCAGCTCGGAGTGAATATGGAAGAGCTCGCCGAACAGCTCAACCTGATCGAGGAACTGCGTGAGGCCCTGCTCATGCGAAGCGGCCCGCTCGGCACCCTGCTGTCGCTGTGTGAATGCCTGGAACATGAAAACAGCGGCGGGGTGGCAGAGATCCTGGAAAAGATCCGGATAAGCGAAAGTGAGTTTCTCAGGACACAGCTCGAGGTGATCGACTGGACCAATACACTCTGTGGAATTTCCGAATAA
- a CDS encoding chemotaxis protein CheD, with translation MKSTSSRKTGTSSSSATPRKNRIDETPRHFLLPGTIFVHPEEHLVTTVLGSCVAVCLWDRATGIGGINHYMLPLWNGEGLPTPRYGNIAIDLLIRRMTEFGCQPKGLVAKVFGGANLLPGTGMYAIGDRNTRLARRVLDGLDIPIVSEETGGSNGRRIIFNTASGVVYLRKDTTKD, from the coding sequence ATGAAGTCGACATCTTCGCGGAAGACGGGAACCTCTTCATCTTCGGCGACACCACGGAAAAATAGGATCGACGAGACGCCCCGGCACTTTCTCCTTCCCGGCACCATCTTTGTCCACCCGGAAGAACACCTGGTGACGACAGTCCTGGGCTCGTGCGTAGCAGTCTGCCTTTGGGACCGGGCAACCGGCATCGGCGGCATCAACCACTACATGCTCCCCCTCTGGAACGGCGAGGGGCTCCCCACCCCCAGATACGGCAACATCGCCATCGACCTCCTGATCCGCCGCATGACGGAATTCGGCTGCCAGCCGAAAGGCCTGGTGGCCAAGGTGTTCGGCGGAGCCAACCTCTTGCCGGGCACCGGCATGTATGCCATCGGCGACCGCAATACACGACTCGCACGCAGGGTCCTTGACGGGCTCGATATCCCCATTGTCAGCGAAGAGACCGGCGGCTCCAATGGCCGGCGCATCATTTTCAACACCGCAAGCGGTGTGGTCTATCTCCGCAAGGACACCACCAAGGATTGA
- a CDS encoding GHKL domain-containing protein, with product MVEYTSTPQRPEARMHSLSDAELLNELENHFAQTRLAMEELSAANASLIAMNEKLKDSESLKSNFLSNIRNEINNPLSSIMLLASRIQWGLEEGHPLGQAAAVIHEEAQNLNFQLNNFIAAADLEAGDCSASLEEVDIGTILQNIADTFVTPLARKQLHLSLPKEPAGTLVFFTDATILALILANLVDNAIKFSNKGETIAIMATCTEAILTLTVQDTGIGIAQEDQQRIFDRFEQIERGSTRTHRGHGLGLSIVKALVELLNGTLTITSSPGKGTSISVSLPMPEFTNEVDIFAEDGNLFIFGDTTEK from the coding sequence ATGGTAGAGTATACCTCAACTCCTCAACGACCGGAGGCCAGGATGCACTCACTGAGCGATGCAGAACTTCTGAACGAGTTGGAGAACCACTTTGCCCAAACCCGCCTTGCCATGGAAGAGCTCTCGGCGGCCAATGCCTCTCTGATTGCCATGAACGAGAAGCTCAAGGATTCCGAGTCGCTGAAAAGCAACTTTCTCTCCAACATCCGCAATGAGATCAACAACCCCTTAAGCTCCATCATGTTGCTCGCCTCGCGCATCCAATGGGGGCTGGAAGAGGGCCACCCCCTGGGCCAGGCTGCTGCCGTGATCCACGAAGAGGCGCAGAATCTCAATTTCCAGCTCAACAACTTCATCGCCGCCGCAGACCTGGAAGCAGGGGATTGCTCGGCCAGCCTGGAAGAGGTCGATATCGGCACCATCCTGCAGAACATCGCGGACACCTTCGTCACCCCCCTGGCCCGAAAGCAGCTGCACCTCAGCCTGCCCAAAGAACCGGCCGGTACCCTGGTCTTTTTCACCGATGCCACCATCCTGGCCCTTATTCTGGCCAATCTCGTGGATAACGCCATAAAATTCAGCAACAAGGGAGAGACGATCGCCATCATGGCCACCTGCACCGAAGCAATACTCACCCTCACGGTGCAGGACACCGGCATCGGCATAGCACAGGAGGACCAGCAGAGGATCTTCGACCGTTTCGAGCAAATCGAACGGGGCTCCACCAGGACCCACCGGGGCCACGGCCTGGGCCTCAGCATCGTCAAGGCACTCGTGGAGCTCTTGAACGGCACCCTGACCATAACCAGCAGCCCGGGCAAGGGGACCAGCATCTCCGTCTCACTGCCCATGCCGGAGTTCACCAATGAAGTCGACATCTTCGCGGAAGACGGGAACCTCTTCATCTTCGGCGACACCACGGAAAAATAG
- a CDS encoding dihydrofolate reductase — MIISLIAALSTNRVIGRAGTIPWDIPADRRCFRELTTGHPLIMGRKTFESIGRPLPGRRIIVLSRQEGYRPEGVEVAGGLAAALSLCAGDDEVFVAGGGEIYGQALPLAHRLYLTEVEIEVAGDTYFPPLPEGAFAAVRRELLAAEPRCTLVVYERTAAIGPVDAAPAEC; from the coding sequence ATGATCATCTCGCTGATTGCGGCACTCTCCACAAACCGGGTCATCGGCCGGGCCGGGACGATCCCCTGGGATATTCCGGCCGACCGCCGGTGTTTCCGTGAGCTCACCACCGGCCATCCGCTCATCATGGGACGAAAGACCTTTGAGAGCATCGGCCGACCGTTGCCGGGGCGCAGGATCATCGTCCTCAGCAGGCAGGAGGGGTATCGCCCGGAAGGGGTCGAGGTTGCCGGCGGTCTTGCCGCTGCGCTGTCGCTCTGCGCCGGGGACGACGAGGTATTCGTGGCCGGCGGCGGGGAGATCTACGGCCAGGCACTTCCCCTGGCGCACCGGCTCTATCTCACCGAGGTGGAGATCGAGGTTGCTGGGGACACCTATTTCCCCCCCCTGCCGGAAGGTGCCTTTGCGGCAGTCCGGCGGGAACTCCTGGCAGCGGAGCCTCGCTGCACCCTGGTCGTGTACGAGCGGACTGCTGCCATTGGTCCGGTTGACGCCGCACCGGCGGAGTGCTAG
- the recO gene encoding DNA repair protein RecO, translating into METVRCEAIVLKLADYRENDRLVTVYTLEHGLLSGVARGAKRSVRRFGGALELFARLQLQVGIKPGLCSFLEAEIITIHQGIRTDIERIAHAGYACELLAALSPEGMANPRLFRLFTAYLDHLDRHPADPSNRRFFEINLLNILGYRPSLDGCSRCGSEYGHDAGDIRHHFGELLCRTCAPAGRHLTWPALELLALSLRSGRFGAVSFPESILAEAGELLDSAIASHLAAPLRSLAFLREIEHETRP; encoded by the coding sequence ATGGAAACGGTGCGATGCGAAGCCATCGTCCTCAAGCTTGCCGATTACCGGGAGAATGATCGCCTGGTAACCGTCTATACCCTTGAACACGGGCTGTTGTCGGGGGTTGCCCGGGGGGCGAAGCGGAGCGTGCGCCGTTTCGGCGGCGCTCTGGAGCTGTTTGCCCGGCTGCAGCTGCAGGTCGGCATCAAGCCGGGGCTGTGCAGCTTTTTGGAGGCGGAGATCATCACCATCCACCAGGGGATTCGCACGGATATCGAACGGATCGCCCATGCCGGTTATGCCTGCGAGCTCCTGGCAGCCCTCTCCCCGGAGGGGATGGCCAACCCGCGGCTCTTTCGGCTGTTCACCGCCTATCTGGACCATCTCGACCGTCATCCCGCAGATCCTTCCAATCGGCGGTTCTTTGAGATCAATCTCCTCAATATCCTCGGCTATCGCCCTTCCCTGGATGGCTGCAGCCGTTGCGGCAGCGAATATGGCCATGACGCCGGCGACATCCGCCATCACTTCGGCGAGCTGCTCTGTCGTACCTGCGCCCCGGCCGGGCGGCATCTGACCTGGCCTGCCCTGGAACTGCTCGCGCTCTCCCTGCGGAGCGGACGGTTTGGCGCGGTCAGTTTTCCCGAGTCGATTCTTGCCGAGGCAGGCGAACTCCTGGACAGCGCCATTGCCTCCCATCTGGCAGCTCCGCTCCGTTCGCTCGCCTTTTTACGGGAGATCGAGCACGAAACCCGCCCCTGA
- the dnaB gene encoding replicative DNA helicase has product MSAADIHKLPPQSIEAEMSILGGILLENEAINRVLEVLTPEDLYRESHRKILKAMIGLNERGEPCDLITLTETLKQKGVLDEVGGAAYLATLVDFVPTAANIHYYSRIVKEKGIVRKLITAATDIASKGYDSQVAVEELLDGAQKVIFEISERRIRPAFYKVGDLLKGAIDNIQQLYEKKERITGVPSGFVDLDEMTAGMQKGDLVIVAGRPSMGKTTFALNVASYAAVEAEKPVPVAVFSLEMSKEQLVERLLCSLAKLDLNRLRTGHLLETDWPKLTRAAGGLHKAQIFIDDTPALAIMEMRAKARRLKAEHGIGLIVVDYLQLMRGSSNPESRQQEISEISRSLKALAKELEVPVVALSQLNRELEKRADKRPMMSDLRESGAIEQDADLVMFVYRDTVYCEACKKRDGSCDKEGHEREAEVIIGKHRNGPTGSVQLAFRGEYTRFENLSRRDDH; this is encoded by the coding sequence ATGTCTGCTGCCGATATCCATAAACTCCCCCCCCAGAGCATCGAGGCCGAGATGTCGATCCTGGGTGGCATCCTTCTGGAGAACGAGGCCATCAACCGCGTGCTGGAGGTGCTCACTCCGGAGGACCTCTATCGCGAGTCCCACCGCAAGATACTCAAGGCGATGATCGGGCTCAACGAGCGGGGAGAGCCCTGCGACCTGATCACCCTGACCGAGACCCTCAAACAGAAGGGTGTGCTGGATGAGGTCGGGGGCGCCGCCTACCTGGCAACCCTGGTCGATTTCGTCCCGACCGCCGCCAACATCCATTACTACAGCCGGATCGTCAAGGAGAAGGGGATTGTCAGGAAGCTGATCACCGCTGCCACCGACATCGCCTCAAAGGGATATGACAGCCAGGTGGCGGTAGAGGAGTTGCTGGACGGCGCGCAGAAGGTCATCTTCGAGATATCCGAACGCCGGATCAGGCCCGCATTCTATAAGGTCGGAGACCTCCTCAAGGGGGCCATCGACAACATCCAGCAGCTCTACGAGAAAAAGGAGCGGATCACCGGGGTCCCCTCGGGATTCGTCGATCTCGACGAGATGACCGCCGGCATGCAGAAGGGCGACCTGGTCATCGTTGCCGGCCGCCCCTCCATGGGGAAGACCACCTTTGCCCTCAATGTCGCTTCCTATGCCGCGGTGGAGGCGGAGAAGCCGGTTCCGGTGGCGGTCTTCTCCCTGGAAATGAGCAAGGAACAGCTGGTGGAGCGCCTGCTCTGCTCCCTGGCCAAGCTGGATCTCAACCGGCTGCGCACCGGCCACCTGTTGGAGACCGACTGGCCCAAGCTGACCCGAGCCGCAGGCGGGCTGCACAAGGCACAGATCTTCATCGACGATACCCCGGCGCTGGCCATCATGGAGATGCGGGCCAAGGCGCGCCGCCTGAAGGCCGAGCATGGCATCGGCCTGATCGTCGTCGACTACCTCCAGCTGATGCGGGGCAGCTCCAACCCGGAATCGCGGCAGCAGGAGATCTCGGAGATATCCCGCTCCCTCAAGGCCCTGGCCAAAGAGCTGGAGGTGCCGGTGGTGGCGCTCTCCCAGCTCAACCGTGAGCTGGAGAAGCGGGCGGACAAACGCCCCATGATGAGCGACCTTCGCGAGTCCGGAGCCATCGAGCAGGACGCCGACCTGGTGATGTTCGTCTATCGCGATACGGTCTACTGCGAGGCATGCAAGAAGCGGGATGGCTCCTGCGACAAGGAGGGCCACGAGCGGGAGGCCGAGGTCATCATCGGCAAGCACCGTAACGGCCCCACCGGTTCTGTTCAGCTGGCATTCCGTGGCGAATACACACGTTTCGAGAACCTGAGCAGGCGGGACGACCACTGA